The Seriola aureovittata isolate HTS-2021-v1 ecotype China chromosome 8, ASM2101889v1, whole genome shotgun sequence genome contains the following window.
gtgtttttttctcttcttcttatGTTCAGATGAAGTAAAGATGCAAGTGCAGCTCAAACCCACTGTGCCACAAAGGCCTATCAAACATCACCTCCATCAAATTTCATTAGAGGTTGCAGAGTGTCAGGCAGGTGAAACAGTAGGGGCTCACTTCTGTATGAATCGTCATGCCAATCAATATCTAACATCTATTAGCATTTGGAAAGCAATATTTCCCCTTTTACCTTGCAATAATTGTGCTTAATGCTGTGAAGTACCTTATCATAGGTCTGACGGCAAAAGAAAGgccagttaccatggtgactgTGAAAGCCATTGGTTTCCTTTTCAGCAGAATAATGaacttctctcctctgtgtgtcactctTCCACTCCACTCTCAGCCTCTTCGATTAAATTCAGTCCACGCGTCCTTGAAATCCCTCATCTCTGCCTTATAATTTgacaaacaagagaaaaacagaaaaaagatgtTCAAGGCTCAACAAATGCATCACTTGAGACTGAGGCGTAGGTGTATCCCACAATCaatacacacagtattttttaaaatgtactcaTATCTAATCATAATTAGAAGTTCTATATGGTCTGATagattgtattttgtattttttgatgatgaaatggtttagaattatatttttttccttatgTATATAATTATATGACATGTTTTCCTCTGTTGAGGCAGTAAGATATGACATGGTCGTGATATGATAATCATTACTTTTTCTCATAGAAAACCTGTATTCATTAACTCAAAAAACtctgaaaagagaaagaaaagaaactgtaagaaaaatctgtaaaataaataaataaataaataaagctttcaAATGCAATGTAATTATTTGCAATTACAGTTGGAATTTTTTGTATCTATGGTTTTTGAAATATATCCTAAAATTTGACCTGCATCCCAAAACTGAAACTCCCAGCCCCTTGTGTGTATCAGTTGGAAGTGGTTTTTGCTGCAGATGACTTTAAGCTGATGGAAATCTTGTCAAAAGTATTTCAAAGACGTAAATACTTAAGTTTGATTTAAATCTGCTTTGTCACATTTAATAACGTTGGATGCATGGAGCTGAACAGAAGTCTACAACATGTTCTCAGGTTctttttctatatttctgtAAGGCTCTCTCCTCTAAATGTCGTGAATCCGATCATTGATTGCACTCGCTATCCACAGTGTCCTCGAGCAACTAATTCAAGTAAACCAGCAGGATCAAGACGAACACAGATCAGACAATGAGACCAATTAAAACAGCAGCGGCAGTAATTTCCCTAATTTACCGGGGTCgttaaataaacagatttttttttttttttttaactgtaaatgaCTTGAactattgaaatatttttagaGAATAAATATATAGTAATATACAACATGACATGGGCATCAACATCGAAttctttaattaattcatttgacGTGAATTATTTAGGCTCAAATTATATGCTACagtattttaaagttttgtttgtttgtttgtttttattccgtTTTGTAATTCTTGCTGTTTTGTCAAAGCCAAGGTGACAACCAATACATTTTCTAATGAAGCTATTGAGCAAATATCACCattctaaaaatgaaaaaattaaagcACCTCCATTAACAGTCTGTAAGACTCACGTTCCTTAAAGCTTAAAAGCAAATGTACTTATTTCTTCTAGAGCGGTAAAGATTCGTGCCAATTTAAGTGAGACTTCATTTAACGCATCTTCTTCACCACCAACAAATTTACATCGATGATTTCCTTAAGGAGGCGAAAAATACCCGGGGTACTGTCTGACAGGCCTGGTAATATAATTTCATGACCAAAATATTAAATCTAGCAAAAGGAAACATGAGTAATGTTGTTATCTTAAACCCCCTGGTGAACAACATAGCAGCAAACAAAAAGCACATATCTCTGTTTAAAGTATAAAGTTACCATAGTCTGATGATAGATAATTTGGTGAAGATTTCTCAGGGAGTAAAGCTTTATGTACGTAGGCCTTTAATAACAATTAGAGAACAATTAGTTTGTTTAGATAGGTCTAATCGGATGACACAAGGCACAACAATGTGTctctagacacacacacacacacacacacacacacacacacacacacacacacacacacacacacacaggttgtcAAGTCACCTGCACGATCCTGTCAGCATCACTAAATCATTTAGAtcaacatttgatttgatttaatgaaACCTGCCTCCTAAAGATCAATCAGATACACAAAGTGAGCCTGCAGAAAACCAGCTACTGTTTTTAGCTTGATGGTCATTATCATGCAAGTGGTTATTAAACTGTTTCCTGAATCCAACAGAGTTAGAAATGTATGGCTCATTcactgagaaacactgtgaaatatgaaaatcacCAAAAGATGTCATTTAGCTCAGTTCGTTTTGTTCCATTCATCCTTCAAGGAGAATTTCAAGCCAAGAAACTTCACAGATCAACATCTCAAGGGCAGCGGGAGGAAATTAACAATACCAAGTGAAAGGGTTCAGTTTGCCCAGGATGATCATTCATCATCCCCTCACGAGGCACGGAGCACATCACATGggctaacaataataatgaaaactgtgaCTAGTGCTTTGCAATATTAAGGTTCCCCTGCGTTTTCTCTCCTGTAATTTCAGTCGCAGGTTTCGCCTCCATCTTTACCCACTCATCTGCACTGTGGTGACACCTGCTCTACAAGTGGCACCTGGCGAAGACACAGTCTCCTTGGTGAGAAAACACGACTCAGACTGTGCTGGAGATATGAGAAAGACACACTTGACTTACCTGTAGTGTCAAACATGGCGGTCTGTTTCCACTGGAGAGGGTCTGAACATGTGGCCTTTAGCTAGGCTACaagctgcatgtttgtttgtttgttttttttattcggGTTAACGTTTTAGTTTCACGTAAATACGTGAAACACGTCACAAACACTGAAGAGCAGTTTCAGTTTCAAGTCAGCAGTTGTGCAGGTTGTTGGGCCTGGACACGACCATAGGACCATGTTTCTGGGGCGCGTGCGGGCCACACTTCCTCTagtcttcttctttgtctgttaGACAGCACTGGGGGCCAAAATACGTCATCGACCACACGAAAATGTCATTGCTTTCGAAGACGacaggacatttttttttattttgcagttttcatGCATAAAGTTATCTGACCTATATCGTCAAGACGCCCAGCTGAGTGAGCACTCAGACTACAACAGGCTTCTTTTCACAGTGACACCACAGGGAGGCGCTAGtgagctgttttcacaggagtAAAGAAGCAACTGAAAGACAGTGAGGTACACAGTTGAAAATGCACAGGGCTGCTTTGTCTAGTTAACAAACAGTTTGAAACCTTAattagatttattattattattattattattattattattattatatcgtGTCAAATAAGGAGATCTTTCTCAGGctcacttttatttgttttgcatggTGGAACATGAAGTACAAGATGAAGATGGTGGTGATAAACCTTCATGTAAAGGGTTATGAGAAACATGACAATATAGAATAATATTTCCAAACCATTATCATTTGGACTATCATTCGGGTCAGTCAGAACTGATTTGGTGTTGAAAAACTTTGTTCATATTCTcagaacattattttaaattccTGTCAAAATCAACAATATCAGATACATCAGGAGCAGTGTCTAAAGGGATGCTCACCACATCAAATTTATTCAGATATAATAGTTCAGCCATGAAAATACAGGGTTTTAGGTTTGAGTAGTTGAAATGAAGCTGAGACAGAATGTAAATAAGACACAGAAGATATTATTGCATTTCTTCCACAGTGTGGAAGAAATGCAATAAGTATTTTAactttgaagttattttttgggaaattactgtgtgagaaaaaaagaaaaaaagtggtttatatttttcttgttcaCATAAACAGTTTCCTCAtctttacagtatttacagctgCCCCAGGACTTCCTTGCTTGACTCAGACAGTCTGCGTTCATTTCACAAACATCACTTGTAGTGTATCTATAAAGGTCCCGGCAGGTGCAGTTATTTCAGTTTGGCTAAAGACTTGAGGAGCCATACGCCTAAACTTACATCGCTCTTTTAATGATGGTTAGTTGACTAAGATGTTAGACTTTGATGATATCTCTGACCACACAGGTTAGATTCACTGCATCATCAGGTAATAATATGTGTCATACAGTTCATGATACATGACATACAACAAGTAACTCATGTGGCAACACTCTTTCACTCGCTTTCACATCCTGCAAAACTATCAAGCAGCTCAACTTAAGATTACTGATAGAAAAAGGCCTTTCAATTTCATGTATCAATCCCAGAGGTAAAGGGGGGAAAAGGAAAATCCCTTATTCCTCTAATGAGGCGTGGGTGGGTTGAAAAATCTATGTCTTATCCAGATCAGCCCCTCTGTTTTACGTCAAAGTCGAGCAAAAGGCAGCTGTTGGGGTTGAAGGACAAAAACAGCTGGGAAACAGGGGGTGTAGCTGCAGTTTCTGGGTAACTCGCAGACACTGTTGATAAAACAGGAAGGATTGCCTCATAACTGTCTCAATACTGACACAATGGCCAGACTATCTGTCATCTCTGTCTGCTACGAATCTTAATGTTTAGATAATTTTGTGTCCAATCAAACTTAGTTCTCCTTACTCAAGATGACAATGATTCATTGCCTGAATcatctgttatttattttaaggaaCCTTTGACCACCTGGGTCACAGCGCTCACGTGTTTCACTTACTATTCCCCTCAAACTGAAACTCAACTCTTCTTCTGCATGGACACCATTTCCCTTAAAGAGGAACACTGTACAACCATGTGAATACTGTCTATTGTATACTGGGTTTTGTGTTATAATCCCTTTGTGGAAAAGGTACAGACTCTTTCGTAGAAGCCCACTTGAACTTCATCTTACAACCATAACAGAAGCCGAGCAGAACTGAAATATGTTCGTTATGCCTGTTAAAAACAGAAGGTTGGAAGTATATACTGTCAGTAAAATTTACTGTGAGCTAACTCTCTTCCAAAGCTCTCAgtgcaaaaagagaaaaacaaacaggcgCTTCTGAACATGGCATTATACATGTTAGTTTAGCCTTGAGCAGAAATTTTCTGCTATCTATCAACCTCTCCACTGTCTTTAAGGGCTGAGTTCTTATAGACCAGAGCAATTCCATGGTTATTGTTCCGCTGCGTTTGTGCCTGTTCATGTATTTGGCTGCTTGTcgtctgtttttttcctgtcagaACTGACAACATTTTGGAGCGGTAGTGATCCCCAGCCAGGAAATATAGAACTGGGTCAATGCAGCTGTTGACACTCGCCAGCGGCCTGGTGATCTTGTAAGTAAAGTTGACAATGTTAAGGAATTCACAGTTGAGATTTAACACACGGGAGGTGTAGTAGAGGGTCCGCGTGATGTGAAATGGGACAAAGCTCACAGCAAACACCACCAGAACCACGATGATGAGCTTGATGGACTTCTGACGTGAGGCACTGCTCTGCCGGCTGGCAGATAATCCCTGTCTGGGCCGGCACAGGGTCCGCGCCATCAGGCAGTAACACACCACGATGACCATGAACGGGATGCCAAATAGGAGCACCATGACTACAGAGCTGTAGTCCACATACTCCTCAAAGGCCTGCTGGCTGGTTGTGTCATGGCACAGGGTGTCATTGTCCCTTCTGGAGGTGGTGACAAAAATGAGGTTGGGCACCAAGCACACGGTCACCACACCCCACACCATGCCACACACCAGATGGGCATGACGAGACTTCACCAGAGTCAGCGCCTTGATGGGGTGGCAGATGCCCAGATAACGGTGCACGCTGATGCaagtgaggaagaggatgcTGCAGTAGAGGTTGGCATAAAAGAGAAAGCGCACTATTTTGCAGGCGGCCACTCCAAAGGGCCAGTGACTGCGGTTGGCGTAGTAGTAAATGAGGGTGGGCAGGGAGAGGACGTACAGGAAGTCAGACAGGGCGAGGTGGAACATGTACACTGTGCTGGGGTTCCACGGACGCATCTTTTGGAACATCCATAAAGCCGTAGCGTTGAGCATGaagccaaacacaaacaccagacTGTAGGACACAGGTAGCAGGATGTATTTGAACTCCTCATCGAAGCGACAGCTGGAGTTGAAGACTGAGATGAAGACAGTTGGCAGGTTGTGCGTGTCAGGGCTGCTGATGACCGATTCCATAATGATGTGACTTCTCAGTGTAGCACTACCAAACCAGCAGAGACCAAACCTGAAAAGCAGAAACAGTGAGATGTGAAGACTtttacattcataaaaaaaatacgCTTTGTATTAGAGCTGAAAAGGTTAGTTGATTAACTGATAGGTCGACTAACAAAAAATTAATCACTAACTATATTATACAATGTGAATAATTCTCTGGTTGAAGCGTTTCAGTTGTTGAGACttactgcttttctctgtttcacatttttgtaaagtctttttttttatgtagttcCCGTTTAAGAGTGGTGGAAGAAGAATTCAAATCCTTTGCTTGAGTAAAGTAATCCCACTGTGACAAATTAGTTTACTTAAAGTTTACTTAAATTATGTATATTTTCACTTAAGCACAGTATTATCacaagaatataaaataaagtatcaaaagtaaaagtttttatacactgttgctcataaagttggaataaaatattttttacctctttccatgaaatgattgtgacaatgtgatttattcattcttgacagataaagtttatatcttctcaaaactttagtagtcaatctcttccaaagtgattactgatgcatttaaatagttATAAACAGAGGActgtgtctgaaaaacaaaattattccaactttatggacaacagtatatatacatatatatatatatatatatatatatatatatatatatatatatacacacacagtataagcctgtgtgtgtgtgtgtgtgtgtgtgtgtgtgcgcgtgtgtgtgtgtgtgtgtgtgtgtgtgtgggcgaaTATGTAACAAAGTAAGTCCCTATGAAGaatagttttaaaataaacagagtAAAAAGTAAGCCGCAATAGAGATGTACAGTAACGTAAAAATGTGGTTATTCTAATACAAGAACAATACTTGAGTACTTGCACTTGTTACTCTCCACCACCATCGGTTaacaattcaaaatgttttcacgAGGATTCACTGTTTATCCACATCTGTCCTGTGTTCCAAAATTCTCCACATCTGGTTCCACACACGGTCAACAACAAACGCTGGGGCATTAGCCTCAGTCGATATTTCGCGGTCACACAGTCACTTTAAGAAGCCAGTTATCGTAACTCCGCCGCTACTCACCCACAATGAGACCCGTAACACAGAGCTGGTTGTCGGACTGCTCCTTGATTCCGGTACTACAGAGAGAAGTCGTGTAAACGGACCGGTTTCACTTTTCAGCGGAGGTCGATAGTCGTTTCTCTCACTCCGTCGTCCTGTTCGTCCCCTCTGCAGCGCAGCTGGGGAGCGTTAGATACGCAATTTTTCAGTGGACGCCGCGTTGGAGTCCATGGCTGCGCTGCAAACGCCCGATACATGGAGaggaagccacacacacacacacacacacacacacacacacacacacacacacacacacacacacacacacacacacacacacacacacacacacacggggagTTAAAGTGCTGAGTAGGCAAAACTCCcgcctcccaaaaaaaaaaatagtcttCAGAGTAAACTCACTTTCAAGTCACTTAAGTGAATCACGTGAAAATGCCACCAGACCTCATTTAAGGAATCCACACCTTAAGATTTACTTGAAGTGTTGGATTTTGTCCTTAGACTCTCCAAGTGCAGATAAGAGACTGTTTAAAGCAGCAATCATTCTTGGCACGTTTCTGTTTTGTGCTCCTGATTTCAGAGGGCAATACAACATTATGGCCATAAATAGCTGTTCATTGTTTAATGATGAGCCCCATATTTTGTTGCAATACTATAGAAGAAATGACCCAACACTCAGCACTGTCTGGAGCCTCAACATTAAAATCATGCTTATATGTTTGTAACACCCTGTCTAATACATGAGGCACCAGCACTTTAACAGTATGGTGTATGTAAAAGATCTTAACACTTACTCCAAATGAAATTCATTCCCATGACAACACATAATGGCAGTCAACACTCAAATGCTGTAGAAGTTAATATTTGCACAGCTGTACAGTAAAGCCTGTGTAGCAACAGCTCTCTTGAGCTGTGACGAACTAACTGGATGATCTTCTCTGGAATCTTTGGCACCTCTGCCTTTTCTGCAAGAAGGACATGATAAGTTATGGAATTATAAAGTCTGatcataaagacataaaaataggGAGGATGAGCGATACTGTTGTCTCAGACAGACAATAAACTGGTTTGATGAGACTTTCCATTAATAAGTTACCAAAAACTACAGTTTGATTGACCCACAGTCGCAAACAGGATTATAACCACTCCAATAACCCTAAGACTATATGACAATAGCACACAAAATATGATTTGGTTCACATGCAAAGAGCTCATATCCCTATAAAGTTCAGTTCTCTCGTCCTACACTGAGCTTTGACTTGCAGAGGTATCGTTATACTTTCTTCAAACGGTGTTTTCCAATTTTGAAACGTTTGTTGAAAAGTCAAATAAGTTTAGGCAGtgtttgtaaataataattataaaataaatcagactAACATGATCTGAAACTATCCATATATGGTAAATATaactcacatactgtattttagaTGTCAAATGTCGGTTAAAACAAATTCAGAATATTATTTGCAGTTATGTTCTTGCTCTAAAAACGTCCTAACTGTTCCCTGCTCCCACATATAGAAACTGGCCCCTTCACCCCATTCAGAGATGCAGCAGTGACTTGTGTGTGTACGGGCCAGCTCGGTGGGTGCAGTGTGAgattgtgtgtttctttggACTCAATGGGTTTCTGTGGTTAAGATGCCTGGAATGTGAGTGGGCCACTGACAAAGCATGTTCTCCATCAGAAACCCATTCAGACTGTAGTGCAGGGTGGATGGATTTACAGCACCACGGATGGAATACATGTCAGCAGCTAGTTGTAACAGATTATGAATGAATTTGTCAACAGTTAAAGgaaaaagttcaatattttggtgaataagcatatttgctttctttgccgagagttagatgagaagattgataccactcccatatctgtacaaataaataaatatgaaactactGTCGGcggccagttagcttagcttagcacaaagactggaaacagagggaaacggCTAGCCTGCGTCTGTCCAGTGATAACAAattccacctaccagcacctccaaAGATCACTAATTAACATTGTTTAGTGCAAAAACatatgcataaaaacaacatgtcatATTACAGGGGCCATGTGACTCCTTGAGGTTGACAGGCAATGCTAATTTAACCAGATTCTGGCTACAGCTTCATGATTAATGTAGACAGCAAAGTGGTCTTGATCTTTTCATCAAACTCTTGGCTAGAAAGTACataagcatatttccccaaaTATCAAACCATTAATTTCCTAaagaatgtgatttttttttttttttttaaatgtgttcttCTGTGTCAAACTTTACGTCTACATCTGCAAATAACTCAATacactcattcatacacatTGTTGTTGCATAAACTAATATTTTCAATTAAACATGAAGGTTTCAAACGACAAACTATTTCATTTGCATGTCACCAGAAGTTCCCAGGCTTCCAGGTGATGACATTGTCGCAGCCATGATACTATGCAGAGGTCAGTGACACATACCTGCTGTCAGTAGAGAGAGGGACGTGTTTGGTCATGTTTTAATGAGTAACTAccttcactgaaaaaaaacaagcacagacaCTCCCACAACAAGGGGAATATTTAAGAGTTATTTTCAAATCAGATTCACACAGGTCTCATCTCTTTCTGCTGCTATTATCTAAGTGAGCTGATAAATACAACTCTCACTATTTGCTTGTGGACTTGGTTATTAATTCAGGCGTCTTGTATTCGCAAATCTTAACTGAGgtaattgtatttatataaaatgtggaaatgCATTGGTATTTGCTCAGTTATCCAGACTAAAGAAATACACCCTATGCAGTTTTCAAGAAGAACCTCAGAAGtgttcagtaaataaaaaaatgtaaaatatgaactgtcaaatgttatattataaaaaatgaaGACTTTGATGCTTGGTTGAACCTAGATGGTAACACACAGTGTGTCGGTTATTGCACAACGGGCAACTGGCAATTATCTGGCATCTGAAATAGACGAGATGCAAAGAGGAAGTTTCCCTTTTCCACCCCTGCTCGACAGAAGGAAATAACACTTTTGCTTCCTTGGTGACAGTCAAGAGTTGCTTTATGCACTTTACTTCATAAAGGTCGCATAAAACATACACAGTGGGCATAGGTACTGATTAAGTGACATGATAGCAACAGTAGGCGACAGTAAACAAAATGAGATATGGCAGGTCCTTCTACACCAACTTTACAGACAATGTTCCAGTAGATAAGTACGGC
Protein-coding sequences here:
- the p2ry4 gene encoding P2Y purinoceptor 4 — its product is MESVISSPDTHNLPTVFISVFNSSCRFDEEFKYILLPVSYSLVFVFGFMLNATALWMFQKMRPWNPSTVYMFHLALSDFLYVLSLPTLIYYYANRSHWPFGVAACKIVRFLFYANLYCSILFLTCISVHRYLGICHPIKALTLVKSRHAHLVCGMVWGVVTVCLVPNLIFVTTSRRDNDTLCHDTTSQQAFEEYVDYSSVVMVLLFGIPFMVIVVCYCLMARTLCRPRQGLSASRQSSASRQKSIKLIIVVLVVFAVSFVPFHITRTLYYTSRVLNLNCEFLNIVNFTYKITRPLASVNSCIDPVLYFLAGDHYRSKMLSVLTGKKQTTSSQIHEQAQTQRNNNHGIALVYKNSALKDSGEVDR